The following nucleotide sequence is from Salvia miltiorrhiza cultivar Shanhuang (shh) chromosome 7, IMPLAD_Smil_shh, whole genome shotgun sequence.
accctcaaacggggctttaattcgtggacggagggagtactagttttcttgttaattaaaaaataatactccctccgtccaccaattaaagccctacttgcccttaaatttttgtccaccaattaaagccctattgtgctttttgtacccttttaccctctctctttactttaaattactaccctttgtctaaaaaatttattttccagttttaagtttatttatttattttctaaaaaatttaattccagtttatttattttctgaatttttagtttatttattctcgaattttcagtttatttatttttcaattttcagtttatttatttatttattttctgaaaattttaattccagtttatttattcatttatttattttcagtttatttattttctgaattttcagtttatttatttatttaattccattttatttattttctgaatttttagtttatttatttatttatttcctgtttatttattttccaaattttcagtttgtttattcatttattttcgaattttcagtttatttatttatttatttccagtttatttattttctaaaaataataattttccatattttaatttatttatttatttattttcgaattttcagtttatttatttatttaattccagtttatttattttctaaaaataataattttccagattttaattaatttatttatttattttcgaattttcagtttatttatttatttaattccagtttatttgttttctaaaaaaaataattttccagattttaattaattaatttaattattttcgaattttcagtttatttatttatttaattccagtttatttatttatttattttcaaattttcagtttatttatttatttatttatttatttccagtttatttattttctgaattttcagtttatttatttattttcgaactttaagtttatttattttctaaaaaaattattttccagtttttaatttatttatttatttattttcgaatttcagtttatttatttatttatttccagtttatttattttctgaattttcagtttgtttattcatttattttcgaattttcagtttatttatttatttaattccagtttatttattttctaaaaataataattttccagattttaattaatttatttatttattttcgaattttcagtttatttatttatttaattccactttatttattttctaaaaaaaataattttccagattttaattaattaatttatttattttcgaattttcagtttatttatttatttaattccagtttatttatttatttattttcaaattttcagtttatttatttatttatatatttatttccagtttatttattttcttaattttcagtttatttatttattttcgaactttaagtttatttattttctaaaaaaaattattttccagtttttaatttatttatttatttattttcgaatttcagtttatttatttatttatttccagtttatttattttctgaattttcagtttgtttattcatttagtttagaattttcagtttatttatttatttatttatttccagtttatttattttctaaaaataataattttccagattttaatttatttatttatttattttcgaattttcagtttatttatttatttaattccagtttatttatttttttaaaaaaataattttccagattttaatttatttatttatttattttcgaattttcagtttatttatttatttaattccagtttatttattttctgaatttcagtttatttatttatttatttccagttttcagtttatttaattaaagagtaaaaaaagaaagaaggaaatAGCTTATAAAATAACCCTACCCTTTTAGTCAtttacaccacttttacaccacctttttcagctttcttagtttccgcgcCGACactcaaatggggctttaattggtggacggagggagtagtaatacATCGATTTGTTCGCCAATAAAAATTCCGAAGACTAATGAATAATTTCAAAAAGAAGCGCGTACGTCCAAATCCCATATTTCAAAacccttttattttctttcaccCTTCCAAAAAGAAGCAAACACACAAAAAAgcgaaacacacacacacacacactaccAAGCAGAGCATAAGCAGAAATCCGATATGATAGAAGAGCGCCGCGCCGGCCCTCCGCACGCCGCCATCCTGGCAGTGGTGGTGgttctggtgatggtggtgccGACATTGCTCGGCGACCAGGGCGAGGCGCTGACGGAGTTCATCGCGGAGCTGCTCAGCCCCGTGGGGCTGCTCCTCCTCCCCATCGTCCTCCTCCTCACCATCCAATTCCTCTCCTCCGACACCGGATCATTCGTCGCCGCCGTCTTCTCCACCGGCGAGCCGAATTCCATCCACCGCGCCAGCGGATCGCCGGTGGGCGTCGCGCTCGTCCTCATCCTCGTCCTCTTCCTGCTCTACAACAGAGTCTCGATCTTCGGCGGCGACGACGATGGCGGCGACTGATGTTCTCCGATCTGAAAACCGCCGCGGGAATGGATATTATTTTCGGTTGATTTTGGGATCTAAATTttagttcttttttttattattatcgcttttcttatttttttggtgatttcataatttcatttttctttatgaGTAATATACGTAGTGCTGCTGTACTAACGCAAAGCTAGCTAGCTCGTGTATGATATGAACATGTGCAGTGTTTATGAAATTACGATATTAGCCCTTTTGTTGACTTCTTGATTGCTTGCGGTCGAATGCTTCTATTATCAAAATATTGTATTAAATGGGTTCTTGGGTGATTCTTTATTTGGGatctctaattttatttttattataaatatatttttatattaaattaaatatctaattttattaaaattaaatattataatattaattagaaaaatGTGTCATTATAatatttccaattttttttatcaaactttgtttattttatgtaccattaaaataatgtcattttactattaaaaattaaaagattgTGTTGTGAtatgttttaaaattatgtgaaaTATATACTTCAATTGCATTCGtcccatttttttaataaaatgaatagtgatttttatgtagtaaATAAAGAGCCCcatcaaaatttgaaataaGTTATTGAGATTGATTTAAAGATGAATTTTTTTGGAAATAAAGGGTATTTGAAAAGATAAAAGgtaaggaaaaaaaatgtaaggTCGTgtcttaaaatggaaaatacTATTTTTGTGAAcactaaaaataacaaaaatgtcatatttttcaTGAACGAACgaatattaaatatgaattcACATAGCTTTGCACTATAATCTAAtggagaataatttatatatatatagagagagagagatttttgtTATGTCGAGTGTCATGCTCGGCAACCCCTCTTGTGAGGATGTGGGCTTGGAATCTATATCGAcagtttttattttcaatttctattttttgttgCATCTTTCTTTGATCTTCTTCATTGTTACACTCTAGATACCCCTGAACTTCCTCTCATAATATTGAAAACATTGATTTTTAGATCTTGTCCGTGTCTTCATCTCCACGACTCCATCATGAGACAAAAAGAGATTATCTTGATTTTTAATTGTCCTTTTAACTATAGAGTTTGAGTTTGAACTCGAGCtgagtttaattttaattagatataaaaatacGCTTATCTGATTTAATAGCAATACCTACTTTTTATGTTGTACTAACTAGCTTGCAAATTTGTAATTACATTCATAgctcaaaatttgaaaatacaCACCGAGGCGAGGACTATCCTGAAATTTGTGTTGCTTGAGAAGGGTATTATCGTCCTTCCATATCCCTGTTAGCGAGTCAACTATTGGTGGCTGAAGCTTCCCTTTCAGATAACACATGCTCCCTCCTCCGTCCCACTACCATTTTCTTgagcacgagaattaaaaaagATAGAATTTTTTTGTGTAgaagaaaaagtgaaaaaagtgTTTAAAGGATAAAAGttttacccaaaaaagaaaaagtctCACTTATGGTGAGTCAtctaaaatagaaagagtctcacttatagtTGAACGGAGGGAATACAACCTAAACCAGGCTCtttttaatttccatttctGTCCTTCACTATCAACTATACGGAGTATTTTTCTTGTATTATTATACGGAGTATACGTAAATGTAtataattatactccctccgtcccatgaaacaagactaagttcttttcgacacgaaaattaagaaattggtattttgtatgttaggtaggtgaaaaagtgaaaatgtgaataaagagtaaaatttttgctacttttAAAGACTGGTCTTGCTTCGTAaaacaaaccaaaaagaaaacttggtcttgcttcatgggacggagggagtagatcactatcaactaaaataaaattcagATACTACACGCGATCAAGCTATATCTATAGATATACCGTTATCAATAAACCAAATCCCAAATGAAATGAAATACGAATCAAAAAAGCTCGGAAGCCTCACCTTATTATTGGCTAAAATCGCAGACATCATCAAATAATTTTTCCATCTATCTGAAACGCTAACATTCAGTGTGTGGCAATATTGATAGCAGCAATATAATATACATAAATGAAACGATAACTTTCGCATGGTTCCTTTGCCAAAAAAACCTCCCTCAGACAAGACCCTCGAACGAGCTCATGGCTACGAGGTCGGATTAGAAACGGGAGGAAGCCAGCCTCTGCCGAGTTCTACTGCCAGCGAGGGATTTCCATGGTGGATATGCAACTGATAGTGCCTGAATCTCCGACTGGAGGTCATCAACTTGGATGATCTGCTCAAGCACAGCAAACTATATGGTTAGAACGCATAATGaacagtcttcagtctttaacATAAACGTAAGCATAGACGCAATAATTTGCTTGTTGTGGTTTTCTCAGAAGAATCTGGACACCATTTAGGATTAAAAAGAAAGCCAATCAAAACTACAATTATTACACTAAATGTTATATCGTCTTTACAATGTTATTCTTGACCTAATTAATCCAATACCTAATTAAAGCAATTTATAATGTCCTAAAAAAGCAAGAGGAAAAGTAGTTAGGCCTCCATAAACTCCGAAGGAGCTTGCAAAGTCATACCATCATGTTTTCGAGTTTCTTCAAGTCTTTGTTAACAGTTCACGCCTTATGAAATCTGGAAACATTTTGTAAACAATAATCTACAGTACGGAACAAAAGAGAGCAACTAGATGCCCTCTCAGCAATAAAGAAAACAACTTCAATTGATCTTAATGCTGGTTGAAAGTATCAGCCAGAAATGCATCAACTATGTTATTTCCAGGTAAATCTCAATTTCAAATTCATGCACGTGTAAAATACGAACTATTAAAGCATGGTGAATTTGTTGTGTAAAATGTGCTTGTGCTGGACAAGATTTATAAATAGACAATCAACAGATTTTATTTTCTATCATCACCCATAAGCTATCCAGATAAACATGGAAGTTCTTGCTTGCATCGCTGCTTGATTCTATCATTTCCATCTGAACAATAGGGTCAAATGAAGACTAACTAAACACAGGTCAAATCCTTGAGCTTACACATTTTATACAAAGCAGTAACTACATAAATTAACATGCTGACGGACTAATTCCAATCCTCAACTTCTCTTATACAGGGTTCAATCTAATTACAGGAGTAGCTGGATCAATACACTTTATTGCAGCAGTGGTTCACTATAATCAAGTTAATCCACTAGCTATTTAGTAATTAGTTCGTGAATTAATTGAAAGCATGGTGCACTAGCCTCGATGTGTACACCCTTGTGTTCTACTCCCTCTTACAGCCGAGATTAAAGGCTTAACTTACAAGTTACCTTATCCATGCATGTTCAGACAGATGGAGAATTTTGGTCGGGCCCAACCAATCTCTCTCCCTCCAAGCCCCTCGACCCTCTTCCCACGGCTCAATTTGTCATTTAAAAAAGGATAAACGAAAAGGCCTACTAAGGCATTTCTGTTTTTTCTGCTCTAGTAAACATAGTAAATTACAAGTTTACTAAGATACATGAGTTGAAAACCTTTCCATCGAACTCG
It contains:
- the LOC130991930 gene encoding uncharacterized protein LOC130991930, encoding MIEERRAGPPHAAILAVVVVLVMVVPTLLGDQGEALTEFIAELLSPVGLLLLPIVLLLTIQFLSSDTGSFVAAVFSTGEPNSIHRASGSPVGVALVLILVLFLLYNRVSIFGGDDDGGD